A single window of Solenopsis invicta isolate M01_SB chromosome 3, UNIL_Sinv_3.0, whole genome shotgun sequence DNA harbors:
- the LOC105197194 gene encoding tetratricopeptide repeat protein 17 isoform X1, which yields MSWKMIRSNVSYKIVTVLAVILEISATKHWYVTENGRIQPQHDSVFDMRRPYDLLGFLEQEKRRETADVIYKKISRKEVSIDNQFVGLGMADAENSNSDCFSWDKSLADVDVYASIVIDYRLKDGIDETDYMLYNVVANSKQTVPDCRRTFPLDFSIYTFEHLKAMQNRKNLTQREELGLMKYLPLNIDLNQFGHQLAYSLSRNNTSWIYLNLASIYWRIRGNAYNALECSRRAIVRAPRQYRDIPLLTTAGILHAARYSGEAAIILHAAIDHNPTESHHHLALGHIYTSLGDFDRSAACYDNCLRLAPDTLEAKQMKYAILCHRFLETSLLLFDQRLRNVLSEIHAYHDWKEEWFKLYEHMLWEQNIKSTTREIKLAFAREQNLDLLAINPVERSIHHIDNNIVLSYVDLGDRKKVAENMLQNVHVSLHLLKNLQKLEKERSNLITKDMMTELNVEYNNLFVSPTKSPKYHNVEIKKGNEDFEADHWPKISDCDSSMLMFGDGKQYLPIYLAPENKGYATHLFVNELIDIEPWKKHPLPWHPPICQSSKSFNERYITHTLLDATMQQHSPDASLKPFLHNLVHTADLAEIGQRILTATELKVAAPWVLSMLASLHWRIAGKPRLALDCLQLALESVPKEFKDVPLVSIASIHHKVGLIDDALKITDKALRINAVEPMTNFLFGILLNIKGNYTGAIHYLKQALRVDSHLYDGRALMLLKTLACREKFNVVTGNYPGCEEQRINLHTKHSTNLPSVLITKYNLQASDTFLRKRQVKNCKHINYVSTKTEETGINCWSNHKIGLLDVSYYNKKEQSRQGLIHSLLLPNSATKLHEPHVHMTRISDNDMLRAYTDSLSDKMPDNQKESYYPNKDECDELKYEDWAASLFVFHKFIRRNVTIEDEIESLGDDIPNLQPICNKGNSEMSRVTEVVQFSQLLQYKAELDMAEWLMMITGTQNDTLHGLGTKIAFALQKHYASWTLAIAASFYWRVTGDSRKALDCMWQSLENTPKDMQDILLVNLASLLSSQNYFHEALEIAQIALSIGPDFIINHYVVANLHAALGDFETAASFYKSSLELDPNFEPAITRLRVILCFLLFDDKKFAMSEILRNIL from the exons ATGTCGTGGAAAATGATCCGGAGCAATGTGTCCTACAAGATCGTCACGGTGCTCGCGGTGATACTCGAGATCTCGGCGACCAAGCATTGGTACGTCACGGAAAATGGGAGAATTCAGCCGCAG CATGATAGTGTTTTTGATATGCGCCGACCATATGATCTGTTGGGATTCCTGGAACAGGAAAAACGCAGGGAAACGGCTGATGTCATATATAAGAAAATCTCCAGGAAGGAAGTGTCCATTGACAATCAGTTTGTTGGTCTGGGCATGGCCGATGCAGAAAATTCAAACTCTGACTGTTTCTCATGGGACAAATCTTTGGCCGATGTCGATGTATATGCCAGTATAGTgattgattataggcttaaagaTGGAATAGA CGAAACcgattatatgttatataatgtGGTGGCTAATAGTAAACAAACTGTTCCGGACTGTCGAAGAACATTTCCATTAGATTTCAGTATATACACATTTGAACATCTTAAA gCAATGCAGAACAGAAAGAATCTAACTCAACGTGAAGAGCTCGGTTTAATGAAGTATCTACCGTTGAACATCGATCTCAATCAATTTGGCCACCAACTCGCTTACAGCTTATCTCGCAATAATACTTCCTGGATATACTTGAATCTAGCATCGATTTATTGGCGGATCAGGGGAAACGCTTATAATGCTTTAGAGTGCAGTCGTAGAGCGATTGTACGCGCTCCAAG GCAATATCGCGATATTCCTCTTCTGACTACCGCCGGCATTTTACACGCTGCGAGATATTCCGGCGAGGCTGCAATTATTTTACACGCAGCAATAGATCATAATCCAACAGAGAGTCATCATCATCTGGCGCTGGGCCACATTTACACATCTCTTGGCGACTTCGATCGATCTGCAGCGTGCTATGATAACTGTTTGAGATTGGCACCCGACACATTAGAGGCCAAACAGATGAAATATGCCATATTATGTCATCGTTTCTTGGAAACGTCTTTGTTATTATTCGATCA GCGTTTACGAAACGTGTTATCAGAAATACATGCGTATCATGACTGGAAGGAGGAATGGTTCAAGCTCTACGAGCATATGCTCTGGgagcaaaatattaaatctactACCAGGGAAATTAAGCTTGCCTTTGCCCGAGAACAAAATCTAGATTTACTTGCGATAAATCCAGTTGAAAGGTCAATTCATCATATCGATAATAACATTGTATTATCTTACGTGGATTTAGGAGATAGGAAAAAAGTAGCTGAGAACATGCTGCAGAATGTACATGTTAGTCTTCACCTATTGAAAAATCTGCAGAAACTAGAAAAGGAACGCAGTAATCTTATCACAAAAg ATATGATGACGGAATTAAATGTTgagtacaataatttatttgtctCGCCAACAAAGAGTCCAAAATATCACaatgtagaaattaaaaaaggaaatgaAGATTTTGAAGCAGACCATTGGCCAAAGATATCAGACTGTGATAGTTCTATGCTAATGTTTGGAGATGGAAAGCAatatttacctatttatttagCGCCTGAAAACAAAGGTTACGC GACACATTTGTTTGTAAATGAATTGATTGATATAGAACCATGGAAAAAGCATCCATTACCATGGCATCCACCGATATGCCAATCATCTAAATCGTTTAATGAGCGTTATATTACACATACGTTATTAGACGCAACCATGCAGCAGCATTCGCCGGATGCTTCATTGAAACCATTTCTACATAATTTGGTTCACACCGCGGACTTAGCAGAAATTGGCCAAAGAATTTTAACAGCAACTGAATTG AAAGTTGCAGCTCCATGGGTATTGTCTATGCTTGCATCTTTACATTGGAGAATAGCGGGAAAACCTCGTTTAGCCTTGGATTGCCTTCAATTAGCATTGGAAAGTGTTccaaaagaatttaaagatgtaCCATTAGTTAGCATAGCTTCCATACACCATAAAGTAGGTTTAATTGACGATGCTTTAAAAATTACGGACAAAGCCTTACGGATTAATGCTGTGGAG CCAatgactaattttttatttggtatatTGCTGAATATAAAAGGAAATTACACAGGAGCTATACATTATTTGAAACAAGCATTAAGGGTGGATTCACATTTATATGACGGTAGGGCATTAATGTTATTGAAAACGTTAGCCTGTcgtgaaaaatttaatgttgtcacaGGTAATTATCCAG GCTGTGAAGaacaaagaattaatttacACACAAAACACTCTACGAACCTACCTTCTGTATTAATTACTAAGTATAATTTGCAAGCGAGTGACACATTTCTGCGTAAACGACAAGTCAAGAATTGTAAACATATTAACTACGTTTCGACAAAGACAGAAGAAACAG GGATAAATTGTTGGAGTAATCACAAAATTGGATTATTGGATGtatcatattacaataaaaaagaacaatCGCGCCAAGGTCTTATACATTCATTATTACTTCCTAATAGCGCAACTAAACTACACGAACCACACGTGCATATGACTAGAATTTCAGATAAC GACATGCTACGTGCATATACTGACTCATTATCCGATAAGATGCCTGACAATCAAAAAGAGTCATATTATCCGAACAAGGATGAATGTGACGAGCTCAAGTATGAAGATTGGGCCGCTTCTCTATTtgtatttcacaaatttatacGACGAAATGTGAC CATTGAAGATGAGATCGAATCATTGGGCGATGATATCCCAAATTTACAACCAATATGTAACAAAGGTAATTCCGAGATGAGTCGTGTAACCGAAGTAGTGCAATTCTCGCAGTTGTTGCAATATAAAGCCGAACTCGATATGGCCGAATGGCTGATGATGATAACTGGTACGCAGAATGACACTCTGCATGGACTTGGGACTAAAATTGCGTTTGCTTTGCAAAAG CATTATGCCTCTTGGACCTTGGCGATAGCCGCATCGTTTTATTGGCGTGTGACGGGCGACAGTCGCAAAGCGTTGGATTGTATGTGGCAAAGCTTAGAGAATACGCCGAAGGATATGCAAGACATACTTCTTGTAAATCTGGCGTCTTTACTTAGCTCacagaattattttcatgaGGCTCTCGAGATCGCTCAGATAGCACTCTCAATCGGTCCAGACTTCATAATAAATCATTACGTTGTCGCTAATCTTCATGCTGCTttg GGTGATTTCGAAACTGCCGCAAGTTTCTACAAATCTTCACTTGAACTCGATCCAAATTTCGAGCCTGCTATTACAAGATTGCGAGTGATATTATGTTTCTTGTTATTTGACGATAAGAAATTCGCAATGAGTGAAATACTgcggaatattttataa
- the LOC105197194 gene encoding tetratricopeptide repeat protein 17 isoform X3 translates to MSWKMIRSNVSYKIVTVLAVILEISATKHWYVTENGRIQPQHDSVFDMRRPYDLLGFLEQEKRRETADVIYKKISRKEVSIDNQFVGLGMADAENSNSDCFSWDKSLADVDVYASIVIDYRLKDGIDETDYMLYNVVANSKQTVPDCRRTFPLDFSIYTFEHLKAMQNRKNLTQREELGLMKYLPLNIDLNQFGHQLAYSLSRNNTSWIYLNLASIYWRIRGNAYNALECSRRAIVRAPRQYRDIPLLTTAGILHAARYSGEAAIILHAAIDHNPTESHHHLALGHIYTSLGDFDRSAACYDNCLRLAPDTLEAKQMKYAILCHRFLETSLLLFDQRLRNVLSEIHAYHDWKEEWFKLYEHMLWEQNIKSTTREIKLAFAREQNLDLLAINPVERSIHHIDNNIVLSYVDLGDRKKVAENMLQNVHVSLHLLKNLQKLEKERSNLITKDMMTELNVEYNNLFVSPTKSPKYHNVEIKKGNEDFEADHWPKISDCDSSMLMFGDGKQYLPIYLAPENKGYATHLFVNELIDIEPWKKHPLPWHPPICQSSKSFNERYITHTLLDATMQQHSPDASLKPFLHNLVHTADLAEIGQRILTATELKVAAPWVLSMLASLHWRIAGKPRLALDCLQLALESVPKEFKDVPLVSIASIHHKVGLIDDALKITDKALRINAVEPMTNFLFGILLNIKGNYTGAIHYLKQALRVDSHLYDGRALMLLKTLACREKFNVVTGNYPGCEEQRINLHTKHSTNLPSVLITKYNLQASDTFLRKRQVKNCKHINYVSTKTEETGINCWSNHKIGLLDVSYYNKKEQSRQGLIHSLLLPNSATKLHEPHVHMTRISDNDMLRAYTDSLSDKMPDNQKESYYPNKDECDELKYEDWAASLFVFHKFIRRNVTIEDEIESLGDDIPNLQPICNKGNSEMSRVTEVVQFSQLLQYKAELDMAEWLMMITGTQNDTLHGLGTKIAFALQKGDFETAASFYKSSLELDPNFEPAITRLRVILCFLLFDDKKFAMSEILRNIL, encoded by the exons ATGTCGTGGAAAATGATCCGGAGCAATGTGTCCTACAAGATCGTCACGGTGCTCGCGGTGATACTCGAGATCTCGGCGACCAAGCATTGGTACGTCACGGAAAATGGGAGAATTCAGCCGCAG CATGATAGTGTTTTTGATATGCGCCGACCATATGATCTGTTGGGATTCCTGGAACAGGAAAAACGCAGGGAAACGGCTGATGTCATATATAAGAAAATCTCCAGGAAGGAAGTGTCCATTGACAATCAGTTTGTTGGTCTGGGCATGGCCGATGCAGAAAATTCAAACTCTGACTGTTTCTCATGGGACAAATCTTTGGCCGATGTCGATGTATATGCCAGTATAGTgattgattataggcttaaagaTGGAATAGA CGAAACcgattatatgttatataatgtGGTGGCTAATAGTAAACAAACTGTTCCGGACTGTCGAAGAACATTTCCATTAGATTTCAGTATATACACATTTGAACATCTTAAA gCAATGCAGAACAGAAAGAATCTAACTCAACGTGAAGAGCTCGGTTTAATGAAGTATCTACCGTTGAACATCGATCTCAATCAATTTGGCCACCAACTCGCTTACAGCTTATCTCGCAATAATACTTCCTGGATATACTTGAATCTAGCATCGATTTATTGGCGGATCAGGGGAAACGCTTATAATGCTTTAGAGTGCAGTCGTAGAGCGATTGTACGCGCTCCAAG GCAATATCGCGATATTCCTCTTCTGACTACCGCCGGCATTTTACACGCTGCGAGATATTCCGGCGAGGCTGCAATTATTTTACACGCAGCAATAGATCATAATCCAACAGAGAGTCATCATCATCTGGCGCTGGGCCACATTTACACATCTCTTGGCGACTTCGATCGATCTGCAGCGTGCTATGATAACTGTTTGAGATTGGCACCCGACACATTAGAGGCCAAACAGATGAAATATGCCATATTATGTCATCGTTTCTTGGAAACGTCTTTGTTATTATTCGATCA GCGTTTACGAAACGTGTTATCAGAAATACATGCGTATCATGACTGGAAGGAGGAATGGTTCAAGCTCTACGAGCATATGCTCTGGgagcaaaatattaaatctactACCAGGGAAATTAAGCTTGCCTTTGCCCGAGAACAAAATCTAGATTTACTTGCGATAAATCCAGTTGAAAGGTCAATTCATCATATCGATAATAACATTGTATTATCTTACGTGGATTTAGGAGATAGGAAAAAAGTAGCTGAGAACATGCTGCAGAATGTACATGTTAGTCTTCACCTATTGAAAAATCTGCAGAAACTAGAAAAGGAACGCAGTAATCTTATCACAAAAg ATATGATGACGGAATTAAATGTTgagtacaataatttatttgtctCGCCAACAAAGAGTCCAAAATATCACaatgtagaaattaaaaaaggaaatgaAGATTTTGAAGCAGACCATTGGCCAAAGATATCAGACTGTGATAGTTCTATGCTAATGTTTGGAGATGGAAAGCAatatttacctatttatttagCGCCTGAAAACAAAGGTTACGC GACACATTTGTTTGTAAATGAATTGATTGATATAGAACCATGGAAAAAGCATCCATTACCATGGCATCCACCGATATGCCAATCATCTAAATCGTTTAATGAGCGTTATATTACACATACGTTATTAGACGCAACCATGCAGCAGCATTCGCCGGATGCTTCATTGAAACCATTTCTACATAATTTGGTTCACACCGCGGACTTAGCAGAAATTGGCCAAAGAATTTTAACAGCAACTGAATTG AAAGTTGCAGCTCCATGGGTATTGTCTATGCTTGCATCTTTACATTGGAGAATAGCGGGAAAACCTCGTTTAGCCTTGGATTGCCTTCAATTAGCATTGGAAAGTGTTccaaaagaatttaaagatgtaCCATTAGTTAGCATAGCTTCCATACACCATAAAGTAGGTTTAATTGACGATGCTTTAAAAATTACGGACAAAGCCTTACGGATTAATGCTGTGGAG CCAatgactaattttttatttggtatatTGCTGAATATAAAAGGAAATTACACAGGAGCTATACATTATTTGAAACAAGCATTAAGGGTGGATTCACATTTATATGACGGTAGGGCATTAATGTTATTGAAAACGTTAGCCTGTcgtgaaaaatttaatgttgtcacaGGTAATTATCCAG GCTGTGAAGaacaaagaattaatttacACACAAAACACTCTACGAACCTACCTTCTGTATTAATTACTAAGTATAATTTGCAAGCGAGTGACACATTTCTGCGTAAACGACAAGTCAAGAATTGTAAACATATTAACTACGTTTCGACAAAGACAGAAGAAACAG GGATAAATTGTTGGAGTAATCACAAAATTGGATTATTGGATGtatcatattacaataaaaaagaacaatCGCGCCAAGGTCTTATACATTCATTATTACTTCCTAATAGCGCAACTAAACTACACGAACCACACGTGCATATGACTAGAATTTCAGATAAC GACATGCTACGTGCATATACTGACTCATTATCCGATAAGATGCCTGACAATCAAAAAGAGTCATATTATCCGAACAAGGATGAATGTGACGAGCTCAAGTATGAAGATTGGGCCGCTTCTCTATTtgtatttcacaaatttatacGACGAAATGTGAC CATTGAAGATGAGATCGAATCATTGGGCGATGATATCCCAAATTTACAACCAATATGTAACAAAGGTAATTCCGAGATGAGTCGTGTAACCGAAGTAGTGCAATTCTCGCAGTTGTTGCAATATAAAGCCGAACTCGATATGGCCGAATGGCTGATGATGATAACTGGTACGCAGAATGACACTCTGCATGGACTTGGGACTAAAATTGCGTTTGCTTTGCAAAAG GGTGATTTCGAAACTGCCGCAAGTTTCTACAAATCTTCACTTGAACTCGATCCAAATTTCGAGCCTGCTATTACAAGATTGCGAGTGATATTATGTTTCTTGTTATTTGACGATAAGAAATTCGCAATGAGTGAAATACTgcggaatattttataa
- the LOC105197194 gene encoding tetratricopeptide repeat protein 17 isoform X2 gives MSWKMIRSNVSYKIVTVLAVILEISATKHWYVTENGRIQPQHDSVFDMRRPYDLLGFLEQEKRRETADVIYKKISRKEVSIDNQFVGLGMADAENSNSDCFSWDKSLADVDVYASIVIDYRLKDGIDETDYMLYNVVANSKQTVPDCRRTFPLDFSIYTFEHLKAMQNRKNLTQREELGLMKYLPLNIDLNQFGHQLAYSLSRNNTSWIYLNLASIYWRIRGNAYNALECSRRAIVRAPRQYRDIPLLTTAGILHAARYSGEAAIILHAAIDHNPTESHHHLALGHIYTSLGDFDRSAACYDNCLRLAPDTLEAKQMKYAILCHRFLETSLLLFDQRLRNVLSEIHAYHDWKEEWFKLYEHMLWEQNIKSTTREIKLAFAREQNLDLLAINPVERSIHHIDNNIVLSYVDLGDRKKVAENMLQNVHVSLHLLKNLQKLEKERSNLITKDMMTELNVEYNNLFVSPTKSPKYHNVEIKKGNEDFEADHWPKISDCDSSMLMFGDGKQYLPIYLAPENKGYATHLFVNELIDIEPWKKHPLPWHPPICQSSKSFNERYITHTLLDATMQQHSPDASLKPFLHNLVHTADLAEIGQRILTATELKVAAPWVLSMLASLHWRIAGKPRLALDCLQLALESVPKEFKDVPLVSIASIHHKVGLIDDALKITDKALRINAVEPMTNFLFGILLNIKGNYTGAIHYLKQALRVDSHLYDGRALMLLKTLACREKFNVVTGCEEQRINLHTKHSTNLPSVLITKYNLQASDTFLRKRQVKNCKHINYVSTKTEETGINCWSNHKIGLLDVSYYNKKEQSRQGLIHSLLLPNSATKLHEPHVHMTRISDNDMLRAYTDSLSDKMPDNQKESYYPNKDECDELKYEDWAASLFVFHKFIRRNVTIEDEIESLGDDIPNLQPICNKGNSEMSRVTEVVQFSQLLQYKAELDMAEWLMMITGTQNDTLHGLGTKIAFALQKHYASWTLAIAASFYWRVTGDSRKALDCMWQSLENTPKDMQDILLVNLASLLSSQNYFHEALEIAQIALSIGPDFIINHYVVANLHAALGDFETAASFYKSSLELDPNFEPAITRLRVILCFLLFDDKKFAMSEILRNIL, from the exons ATGTCGTGGAAAATGATCCGGAGCAATGTGTCCTACAAGATCGTCACGGTGCTCGCGGTGATACTCGAGATCTCGGCGACCAAGCATTGGTACGTCACGGAAAATGGGAGAATTCAGCCGCAG CATGATAGTGTTTTTGATATGCGCCGACCATATGATCTGTTGGGATTCCTGGAACAGGAAAAACGCAGGGAAACGGCTGATGTCATATATAAGAAAATCTCCAGGAAGGAAGTGTCCATTGACAATCAGTTTGTTGGTCTGGGCATGGCCGATGCAGAAAATTCAAACTCTGACTGTTTCTCATGGGACAAATCTTTGGCCGATGTCGATGTATATGCCAGTATAGTgattgattataggcttaaagaTGGAATAGA CGAAACcgattatatgttatataatgtGGTGGCTAATAGTAAACAAACTGTTCCGGACTGTCGAAGAACATTTCCATTAGATTTCAGTATATACACATTTGAACATCTTAAA gCAATGCAGAACAGAAAGAATCTAACTCAACGTGAAGAGCTCGGTTTAATGAAGTATCTACCGTTGAACATCGATCTCAATCAATTTGGCCACCAACTCGCTTACAGCTTATCTCGCAATAATACTTCCTGGATATACTTGAATCTAGCATCGATTTATTGGCGGATCAGGGGAAACGCTTATAATGCTTTAGAGTGCAGTCGTAGAGCGATTGTACGCGCTCCAAG GCAATATCGCGATATTCCTCTTCTGACTACCGCCGGCATTTTACACGCTGCGAGATATTCCGGCGAGGCTGCAATTATTTTACACGCAGCAATAGATCATAATCCAACAGAGAGTCATCATCATCTGGCGCTGGGCCACATTTACACATCTCTTGGCGACTTCGATCGATCTGCAGCGTGCTATGATAACTGTTTGAGATTGGCACCCGACACATTAGAGGCCAAACAGATGAAATATGCCATATTATGTCATCGTTTCTTGGAAACGTCTTTGTTATTATTCGATCA GCGTTTACGAAACGTGTTATCAGAAATACATGCGTATCATGACTGGAAGGAGGAATGGTTCAAGCTCTACGAGCATATGCTCTGGgagcaaaatattaaatctactACCAGGGAAATTAAGCTTGCCTTTGCCCGAGAACAAAATCTAGATTTACTTGCGATAAATCCAGTTGAAAGGTCAATTCATCATATCGATAATAACATTGTATTATCTTACGTGGATTTAGGAGATAGGAAAAAAGTAGCTGAGAACATGCTGCAGAATGTACATGTTAGTCTTCACCTATTGAAAAATCTGCAGAAACTAGAAAAGGAACGCAGTAATCTTATCACAAAAg ATATGATGACGGAATTAAATGTTgagtacaataatttatttgtctCGCCAACAAAGAGTCCAAAATATCACaatgtagaaattaaaaaaggaaatgaAGATTTTGAAGCAGACCATTGGCCAAAGATATCAGACTGTGATAGTTCTATGCTAATGTTTGGAGATGGAAAGCAatatttacctatttatttagCGCCTGAAAACAAAGGTTACGC GACACATTTGTTTGTAAATGAATTGATTGATATAGAACCATGGAAAAAGCATCCATTACCATGGCATCCACCGATATGCCAATCATCTAAATCGTTTAATGAGCGTTATATTACACATACGTTATTAGACGCAACCATGCAGCAGCATTCGCCGGATGCTTCATTGAAACCATTTCTACATAATTTGGTTCACACCGCGGACTTAGCAGAAATTGGCCAAAGAATTTTAACAGCAACTGAATTG AAAGTTGCAGCTCCATGGGTATTGTCTATGCTTGCATCTTTACATTGGAGAATAGCGGGAAAACCTCGTTTAGCCTTGGATTGCCTTCAATTAGCATTGGAAAGTGTTccaaaagaatttaaagatgtaCCATTAGTTAGCATAGCTTCCATACACCATAAAGTAGGTTTAATTGACGATGCTTTAAAAATTACGGACAAAGCCTTACGGATTAATGCTGTGGAG CCAatgactaattttttatttggtatatTGCTGAATATAAAAGGAAATTACACAGGAGCTATACATTATTTGAAACAAGCATTAAGGGTGGATTCACATTTATATGACGGTAGGGCATTAATGTTATTGAAAACGTTAGCCTGTcgtgaaaaatttaatgttgtcacaG GCTGTGAAGaacaaagaattaatttacACACAAAACACTCTACGAACCTACCTTCTGTATTAATTACTAAGTATAATTTGCAAGCGAGTGACACATTTCTGCGTAAACGACAAGTCAAGAATTGTAAACATATTAACTACGTTTCGACAAAGACAGAAGAAACAG GGATAAATTGTTGGAGTAATCACAAAATTGGATTATTGGATGtatcatattacaataaaaaagaacaatCGCGCCAAGGTCTTATACATTCATTATTACTTCCTAATAGCGCAACTAAACTACACGAACCACACGTGCATATGACTAGAATTTCAGATAAC GACATGCTACGTGCATATACTGACTCATTATCCGATAAGATGCCTGACAATCAAAAAGAGTCATATTATCCGAACAAGGATGAATGTGACGAGCTCAAGTATGAAGATTGGGCCGCTTCTCTATTtgtatttcacaaatttatacGACGAAATGTGAC CATTGAAGATGAGATCGAATCATTGGGCGATGATATCCCAAATTTACAACCAATATGTAACAAAGGTAATTCCGAGATGAGTCGTGTAACCGAAGTAGTGCAATTCTCGCAGTTGTTGCAATATAAAGCCGAACTCGATATGGCCGAATGGCTGATGATGATAACTGGTACGCAGAATGACACTCTGCATGGACTTGGGACTAAAATTGCGTTTGCTTTGCAAAAG CATTATGCCTCTTGGACCTTGGCGATAGCCGCATCGTTTTATTGGCGTGTGACGGGCGACAGTCGCAAAGCGTTGGATTGTATGTGGCAAAGCTTAGAGAATACGCCGAAGGATATGCAAGACATACTTCTTGTAAATCTGGCGTCTTTACTTAGCTCacagaattattttcatgaGGCTCTCGAGATCGCTCAGATAGCACTCTCAATCGGTCCAGACTTCATAATAAATCATTACGTTGTCGCTAATCTTCATGCTGCTttg GGTGATTTCGAAACTGCCGCAAGTTTCTACAAATCTTCACTTGAACTCGATCCAAATTTCGAGCCTGCTATTACAAGATTGCGAGTGATATTATGTTTCTTGTTATTTGACGATAAGAAATTCGCAATGAGTGAAATACTgcggaatattttataa